From Deltaproteobacteria bacterium, a single genomic window includes:
- a CDS encoding acetyl-CoA C-acyltransferase (Catalyzes the synthesis of acetoacetyl coenzyme A from two molecules of acetyl coenzyme A. It can also act as a thiolase, catalyzing the reverse reaction and generating two-carbon units from the four-carbon product of fatty acid oxidation) produces the protein TGVMRMVTLLHEMKRREAAYGLETICGGGGQGIAAIVGRG, from the coding sequence AACCGGCGTCATGCGCATGGTAACGCTGCTGCACGAGATGAAGCGGCGCGAGGCGGCCTACGGGCTGGAGACGATATGCGGCGGCGGCGGCCAAGGCATTGCCGCTATCGTAGGCAGAGGGTAG